The genome window AAACAGAAAACGGATGTAGGTTATGATGATACGTTGCATTATAGTAACTTCATATGACataggaaaaatatatatacaaacaaaaactgcATAAACTAAAGTGAATTGATGAGGTAGGCTTTAAGATTCAATATGAAAACACCAATAGAAGGTGCTTGTTAGAATTTTGAAAGGCTGTACCAAAGTTTTGGGCCCATGTGTGAAAAAGCACGATCAATGCAATCATGTTTGCCCCGAGGTTTCGGTAAAATAAAATATGTGAATTAAAAGAATGGATTTTCATCactgttgagaaaaaaaaatgaagggaatCTCGAAGGTATTAAGCTGGAACACGTCTGTGTAATCTACAATAGGCAAAGATTTGTTATTGTTGACTAGATAATCATGTTCATGTTGAATGAGCATAAACTAGTAACGTCGTATCATTTCTCTAACCCTGATCTTTGTCACACTTTGGAGTTTCAAAGTTTTAACTTTCTCCTTGCATTTCAGCATAAATATGGCTGTTCTTTTTCGTTTATCTTCCCTACTTCTTATTACCCAGGAAAGCATTTTCCAAGCACCGGACGTTGCAAAAAACTCTTCAGTTATTCAAAACCGGTATTTCTCCTGTGGATATGCGATTCTCGAAGGGAGTCAAGAAAATAGCGCGATTCAACCAGACAACCACAATGAGGAAAAGGCGGACCTGTACTATCATTGGGAACTCTGGTGTGCTATTAGACAGCAGATGCGGCCATCTCATCGACAGTTCCGATCTTGTAATCCGAATGAATCTGGCGCTGTTTGGCGGCGAGTTCGCTTCGGACGTGGGTTCGAAAGTCACTCTGATGACGCTGAATTCCGATCAGTACAGGAACCTGATGAACTGTACGCGAAACTACGGCAACATCACTCTCGACGAGTTACCACTCTTGTGTCGGGAACTTCTGACAAGCTTTAGTCGCATGAACGGCAGCATCCTCTGGTACTTCGGGTCTGTGGCCCACAACAATCGTCTGAAAACAGCGCTTGCAGTGTTGCGCGATTTATACAATCTCCACTTTGGATTCGCCTACAGCCCGGCAGAACTCAAGAGTCAAGTGAAAAAGTGAGCAGATGGAATACTTCTGGGAAGACTGCATGGTTGTGTATCCCGTcataaatatgtttttttttttttcagtatttgtgtttctgtcatattttgcatttcagaaaaAGTTGGCAGTGACTGGCAATGACTGATGATTTATTCACTGAAGGACTAGTGATATAAGTCCCACCCTCATTCACTCATGCATGAACAAAAGGATTGCAATCTATTGTAATGTCTCGCTGCTTCCCAAACACGTTGTTAGTTTCGATGCCCTTTTCATTCGACTTTCTATCTTCTCTTCCGAAGAAACCCATCAGCGAAATTCCTAGTAAacgaaatggggggggggggaggatatgTTACCTTATTTCGCATGTTAATGAGTTAATGATGCGACAATtattgcatccttgaggatttggtcaatggtcaaaataaTGGCAGCCACAAATTTAAATATCCAtataatgtaaaacaaaaccaacaaaataatgattttgtcATATTTCGATGTTCGAAATTCGAATTTGAATGATGCAACTCTTTCATCCTTAAAGGTTTTTAGACATTTGGAGTGGCCGCCAAAATCTCACATTCGTTTATAGTTCCTCATAAGTCGTGacaaatagaaatatatatactaTACCTTAATGGGTTTCTTCCCCCACTTACAAGGAAT of Diadema setosum chromosome 15, eeDiaSeto1, whole genome shotgun sequence contains these proteins:
- the LOC140239056 gene encoding alpha-2,8-sialyltransferase 8B-like; this encodes MRKAFSKHRTLQKTLQLFKTGISPVDMRFSKGVKKIARFNQTTTMRKRRTCTIIGNSGVLLDSRCGHLIDSSDLVIRMNLALFGGEFASDVGSKVTLMTLNSDQYRNLMNCTRNYGNITLDELPLLCRELLTSFSRMNGSILWYFGSVAHNNRLKTALAVLRDLYNLHFGFAYSPAELKSQVKKVMKLRYPSSGMAVYAAATHFCSRIQLFGFFPFYKDPTNRTLFTHYYEHAKINYKTNIHDMPDEFKILLKLDERGALRIVNDCSGRWNNDILRERLKHDGHLKGDEFGDFDINLTDQPKIEPI